The following proteins are encoded in a genomic region of Pseudanabaena galeata CCNP1313:
- a CDS encoding caspase family protein — protein MGRYALLIGISNYNAGLTPLPSAVKDVDALHQVLLNPEIGGFAESDVKVLRDAEKGAIETAIYHLFANRTNNDLLVFYFSGHGVTDSRSDFYLTGLSTTKDALPPTGVSSNYVHNLMNQSRSKRQVVILDCCHSGAFSNLYYSRDEKEKRNSSKNRSLS, from the coding sequence ATGGGACGATACGCGCTGTTAATTGGCATTAGTAACTACAATGCAGGGCTAACACCTTTACCCAGTGCGGTGAAGGATGTCGATGCTTTGCACCAAGTTTTACTCAATCCTGAGATTGGCGGCTTTGCAGAGTCCGATGTCAAGGTTTTGAGGGATGCCGAAAAGGGTGCGATCGAGACAGCAATTTATCACTTGTTTGCAAATAGAACCAATAACGACCTGTTGGTATTTTATTTTTCTGGACATGGTGTAACGGATAGTCGTAGTGACTTTTATCTGACAGGACTCTCGACAACTAAGGATGCTTTACCGCCGACAGGAGTTTCATCAAACTATGTGCATAATTTGATGAATCAGAGTCGATCTAAGCGTCAAGTTGTGATTTTGGACTGTTGCCATAGTGGGGCGTTTTCTAACCTGTATTATTCACGAGATGAGAAAGAGAAACGAAATTCAAGCAAAAACAGATCGTTAAGTTAA
- a CDS encoding IS1380 family transposase yields the protein MTECNQEAKIEFYKKKRLEVKFSGEQLSSEGGILLVRQAEEKVKIIEEMAERIEDKRDQNKIRHSMEQLIQQRVLQIAGGYEDAIDSNQLRKDPILKIACNRLPIDEEEELLASQSTMTRLENRIAKSENKAMRRLFIEKYIEQHKTPPKQIVLDIDGWDAPTHGEQQMSFFHGYYDHHIYYPVLINEAKSGYPLVLQLRAGNSHAGKGVAPILRWLFWRLKREWAGVEIILRGDGGFSLPEIIKVCERSGVGYVCGFSSNAVLKRKVANLLERARLQYCQTREKARLFDDVYYQSSSWSEPRRLVMKAEWLEKGANPRFLITNLALPPQELYDKFYVYRGADSEHRIKELKLGIKAGRLSCHSFTANQFRLLLAQAAYILMLTIRQAAAATTLAKAQVIRLRDSLLKCAAHVKVSVRRVLVELPNFFPFAKEFCLISQRLSEPNFCIFD from the coding sequence ATGACAGAGTGTAATCAAGAAGCAAAGATCGAATTTTATAAAAAAAAGCGACTAGAAGTAAAGTTTAGTGGCGAACAATTGAGTAGTGAAGGTGGAATACTGCTGGTGAGACAAGCAGAAGAGAAAGTTAAAATTATCGAAGAGATGGCAGAGAGAATCGAGGATAAGCGAGACCAGAATAAAATCAGACACAGCATGGAACAGTTAATCCAGCAAAGGGTATTGCAAATAGCCGGTGGCTATGAAGATGCCATCGATAGCAATCAGCTGAGAAAAGACCCAATTTTAAAAATTGCCTGCAATCGGTTGCCAATAGATGAAGAAGAGGAACTACTGGCAAGTCAGTCAACCATGACGCGGTTAGAGAATCGGATTGCGAAATCAGAGAACAAAGCCATGAGGCGGTTATTTATCGAGAAATATATCGAACAGCACAAGACCCCTCCCAAACAAATCGTACTAGACATAGATGGGTGGGATGCGCCAACGCACGGAGAGCAACAGATGAGCTTTTTTCATGGATACTATGATCATCATATCTACTATCCCGTATTGATCAATGAAGCAAAAAGTGGATATCCTCTAGTATTGCAACTGAGAGCAGGGAATAGTCATGCAGGGAAAGGAGTCGCACCAATATTACGTTGGCTATTCTGGCGATTAAAACGGGAATGGGCAGGAGTCGAAATCATTTTGCGGGGTGATGGAGGATTCTCCTTACCCGAAATCATCAAAGTCTGCGAGCGTTCGGGTGTTGGCTATGTTTGTGGATTTTCTAGTAATGCTGTTTTAAAGCGCAAGGTAGCTAATTTGCTGGAACGCGCAAGATTGCAATATTGTCAGACGAGAGAAAAAGCGCGGTTGTTTGATGATGTTTACTACCAATCTAGTTCATGGTCAGAACCACGACGCTTAGTAATGAAAGCGGAATGGCTAGAAAAAGGCGCTAATCCACGTTTTCTGATTACCAATTTGGCGTTACCACCCCAAGAACTTTACGATAAATTTTATGTCTATAGAGGGGCGGATTCTGAGCATCGTATCAAGGAATTGAAATTGGGTATCAAGGCAGGTCGCCTCAGTTGTCATAGTTTTACGGCTAACCAGTTTCGGCTGCTTCTGGCTCAGGCTGCCTATATTCTCATGTTAACGATTCGACAAGCGGCGGCGGCAACGACATTAGCCAAAGCTCAAGTAATTCGCTTACGCGATTCTTTGCTCAAATGTGCGGCTCATGTCAAAGTGTCGGTTAGGCGGGTGCTGGTAGAATTGCCAAATTTCTTTCCCTTTGCTAAAGAATTCTGTCTGATTTCTCAGCGTTTATCCGAGCCTAACTTCTGTATTTTTGATTAG
- a CDS encoding element excision factor XisH family protein, with product MPAKDIYHDNVCNALIKDGWTITDDPLVLSIGTRSVYIDLGAEKLIAAERDNQKIAVEIKSFLSSSPIRDLENAWGQFFLYARALKKREPDRCLYLAISLSTFETIFQEEAGQLIIEEPDFRLIVFDPDREDIIQWQPQITP from the coding sequence ATGCCCGCTAAAGACATCTATCACGATAATGTTTGTAATGCCCTCATCAAAGACGGTTGGACGATCACAGACGATCCCCTTGTTCTCAGTATAGGAACACGTTCTGTCTATATTGACTTGGGTGCAGAAAAACTAATCGCCGCCGAACGAGACAATCAAAAAATCGCCGTTGAAATCAAAAGTTTTCTGAGTTCTTCTCCCATCCGTGATTTGGAAAATGCTTGGGGACAATTCTTTTTATATGCCAGAGCGCTCAAAAAAAGAGAACCAGATCGTTGTTTGTACTTAGCGATTAGCCTCAGTACATTTGAGACAATATTTCAAGAGGAAGCTGGACAGCTTATAATAGAAGAACCAGATTTTCGTCTTATTGTTTTTGACCCAGATCGTGAGGACATAATTCAATGGCAACCACAGATAACACCCTAG
- a CDS encoding Tn3 family transposase: MTAIERTAYPRFKSQATVKELAELYTPSASEINLAKGHVKSKRGLLRFLVMLKSFQRLGYFPLSSDVPPTVISHIRACLNLSANICAIPPERSRYYYAEAIRAYLRVSPFDRKAQTAIATVIATSAEIMEYPADLINVAVEELVKARYELPAFSTIDRLVGHIRAVVNNRLFQRIAKAMSPNQQAFVDELVSNSTPESELTFSLLRAAPKSDRLSHIQALQTKFDQILTFGDARQLLLKIAPAKVKSFAAQAKALAMTDLREMNLAKRRALLVCLLYRVQVKTRDHLVEMFLKRVQKMHQCAKDKLVELREQNLTKTESMLAVLTEILQTSTGETDTASLGGRVQSVLETHGGAAALLAQCEEITAYNTDNYLPLIWRFYSRYRSVLFPLVRGLEIQSASQDLSLTAALTLVLAHENRRSKWLSAEDLDLSFMSDRWRRLVVVESDGISQLVRQQFEVCVFTYLAAELKSGDACVVGSENYADFREQLLSWDECQPKLADYCQQTGMALTAAKFVEQLQSCLTQTAIAVDQICKDGTQVTISADAVPVLKRITAEPPPSGAIELESAILQRLPERSVLDILCNVEHWLNWVRHFGHVSGSESKIENPSERYILTVFGYGCNLGPNQTARHTRGQVSSRMLAYVNRQHISIPQLEAAMRDLINAYNRLELPKCWGTGKRAAADGSKFQLYENNLMSEYHIRYGGYGGIAYHHVSDTYIALFTHFINCGVWEAVYILDGLLKNTSDIQPDTLHADTQGQSTTVFGLSYLLGIKLMPRIRNWQDCKFFRPSLDSVYEYIDPLFKDVVDWSLIRTHWQDLMRVVLSIQSGKLLPSTLLRKLGSYSRKNRLYQAFRELGRVVRTVFLLEYISDRGLRREITACTNVVEGYNHFLDWIFFGKEGVITENDPEEQEKRLKYLDLVANAVILHNAVDLSLVIQQLKAEGFKFDRSMLVTLSPYLTRHLKRYGDFVIDLQSIPFPLEGAILIPLDSV; encoded by the coding sequence ATGACTGCTATTGAACGCACGGCTTATCCTCGATTCAAATCTCAAGCAACCGTGAAAGAACTTGCTGAACTATATACTCCGTCAGCATCTGAGATAAATCTAGCGAAGGGTCATGTCAAAAGTAAGCGGGGGTTACTGCGATTTTTAGTCATGCTCAAGTCATTTCAACGATTGGGATATTTCCCACTGTCATCCGATGTACCGCCCACAGTGATCAGTCATATTCGGGCTTGCTTAAACCTCAGTGCTAATATCTGTGCTATCCCGCCCGAACGTTCTCGTTACTACTATGCTGAGGCGATTCGGGCTTATTTGAGAGTTAGTCCTTTCGACCGCAAGGCGCAAACGGCGATCGCTACTGTCATTGCTACATCGGCGGAGATCATGGAATATCCTGCTGATTTAATCAATGTTGCGGTTGAAGAGTTGGTGAAAGCGCGTTATGAATTACCTGCTTTTAGTACGATTGATCGTTTGGTCGGTCATATCCGTGCTGTTGTGAATAACCGCTTGTTTCAGCGTATTGCTAAGGCGATGAGTCCAAATCAACAAGCCTTTGTGGATGAATTGGTCTCTAATTCAACGCCAGAATCGGAATTAACTTTCAGCTTATTGAGAGCAGCACCGAAAAGTGATCGCCTCTCTCATATTCAGGCTTTACAAACTAAGTTTGACCAAATACTTACTTTTGGTGATGCAAGGCAGTTGCTGCTGAAAATTGCCCCTGCCAAGGTCAAATCTTTTGCAGCACAAGCAAAAGCCTTGGCAATGACAGATCTCCGAGAGATGAATCTAGCGAAACGTCGCGCTCTGTTGGTATGCCTGCTCTATCGTGTGCAAGTTAAAACCCGTGACCATTTAGTAGAGATGTTTCTCAAGCGCGTGCAGAAAATGCATCAATGTGCCAAAGATAAATTGGTGGAGTTACGAGAACAGAATTTGACCAAAACTGAATCGATGTTGGCAGTGCTAACCGAGATTTTACAGACATCAACTGGGGAGACTGATACGGCGAGTTTGGGTGGACGGGTGCAATCTGTTTTGGAAACCCATGGGGGAGCTGCCGCTTTATTAGCACAGTGCGAGGAGATTACGGCTTACAATACCGATAATTATTTGCCTTTAATATGGCGGTTTTATAGTCGCTATCGTTCGGTTTTGTTTCCCTTGGTGCGTGGGTTAGAAATCCAGTCTGCTAGCCAAGATCTTTCCTTGACGGCAGCTTTGACTCTGGTTTTGGCTCATGAAAACCGTCGCTCTAAATGGTTGTCTGCGGAAGATCTCGATTTAAGCTTTATGAGCGATCGCTGGCGACGATTAGTGGTGGTTGAATCTGATGGTATTTCACAGTTAGTCCGTCAGCAATTCGAGGTCTGTGTCTTTACCTATTTGGCAGCCGAGTTGAAAAGTGGTGATGCTTGTGTGGTGGGTTCGGAAAACTATGCTGACTTCCGCGAACAGTTATTGTCTTGGGATGAGTGTCAGCCAAAATTGGCTGATTACTGCCAACAAACAGGTATGGCGCTTACGGCGGCTAAATTTGTTGAACAGCTTCAATCTTGTTTGACTCAAACTGCGATTGCTGTAGACCAAATCTGTAAGGATGGTACACAAGTGACGATTAGTGCTGATGCTGTACCTGTACTCAAAAGGATTACGGCGGAGCCGCCTCCATCGGGTGCGATAGAGTTGGAGTCGGCAATTTTACAACGGCTCCCTGAACGTAGTGTTTTGGATATTCTCTGTAATGTGGAACATTGGCTCAATTGGGTGCGCCACTTTGGTCATGTTTCTGGTTCTGAGTCAAAGATTGAGAATCCGTCTGAACGTTATATCTTAACGGTGTTTGGCTATGGTTGTAATCTTGGTCCTAATCAAACTGCTCGTCATACTCGCGGACAGGTCAGTTCAAGGATGCTGGCTTATGTGAATCGTCAACATATTTCGATTCCTCAACTTGAGGCGGCGATGCGAGATTTGATTAATGCTTATAATCGCTTGGAGTTACCGAAGTGTTGGGGAACTGGCAAACGGGCGGCGGCTGATGGTAGTAAGTTTCAGCTTTATGAGAATAATTTAATGTCTGAGTATCACATTCGTTATGGTGGCTATGGGGGGATTGCTTACCATCATGTATCTGATACTTATATTGCTCTGTTTACCCATTTCATCAATTGTGGTGTTTGGGAAGCAGTTTATATTCTTGATGGTTTACTCAAGAATACTTCCGATATCCAACCTGATACTTTGCACGCTGATACCCAAGGACAGTCTACTACTGTGTTTGGCTTGTCTTATCTGTTGGGAATTAAACTCATGCCTCGGATTCGTAACTGGCAGGACTGTAAGTTCTTTCGTCCCAGTCTGGACTCTGTTTATGAGTATATTGACCCATTGTTTAAAGATGTGGTTGATTGGTCGTTAATTCGTACTCACTGGCAGGATTTGATGCGGGTTGTTTTATCAATTCAATCAGGTAAGTTGTTGCCTTCGACGCTGTTACGAAAGCTTGGTAGTTACAGTCGCAAAAATCGTCTCTATCAGGCTTTCAGGGAATTAGGACGGGTTGTTCGTACAGTATTTCTACTGGAATATATTTCTGACCGTGGTTTGCGCCGCGAGATTACGGCTTGTACAAATGTGGTGGAGGGCTACAATCATTTCCTTGATTGGATATTTTTTGGTAAGGAGGGTGTTATTACGGAAAATGATCCTGAAGAGCAGGAGAAGCGTCTCAAGTATCTCGATCTGGTTGCTAATGCGGTCATTCTTCATAATGCTGTTGACCTTTCTCTCGTGATTCAGCAACTCAAGGCGGAGGGTTTCAAGTTTGATCGTTCGATGTTGGTGACTCTCAGCCCTTACTTGACGAGGCATTTGAAGCGCTATGGCGATTTTGTGATTGATTTGCAATCTATTCCATTTCCCTTGGAAGGTGCTATTTTAATCCCTCTTGATTCGGTATAG
- a CDS encoding type II toxin-antitoxin system VapC family toxin: MIVLLDSAPLGILSNPNSTPATLECRYWSERLVTKGYRLIVPEITDYEVRRELLRANKLAGIRRLDQLKNRLEYLPLTTATMLKAAEFWAEARQTGKPTASPDALDGDVILAAQASLIAESQGDRIVVVATTNVGHLERFVNAKYWQAIA, encoded by the coding sequence ATGATTGTATTACTCGACTCAGCCCCACTCGGCATTCTATCAAACCCCAACTCCACACCCGCTACCCTAGAATGTCGCTATTGGTCAGAAAGATTAGTTACCAAGGGTTATAGGTTAATTGTTCCTGAAATTACCGACTACGAAGTTAGGCGAGAATTGCTAAGAGCCAACAAACTAGCGGGTATTAGGCGTTTAGATCAGCTAAAAAATCGCTTAGAGTATTTACCCCTGACCACAGCAACGATGCTGAAAGCTGCTGAATTTTGGGCAGAAGCAAGACAGACAGGTAAGCCAACAGCCAGTCCAGACGCACTAGATGGCGATGTCATCCTTGCCGCGCAAGCATCACTAATTGCCGAATCACAGGGCGATCGCATTGTCGTAGTAGCCACAACAAATGTGGGACATTTGGAAAGATTTGTAAATGCAAAATACTGGCAAGCGATCGCTTAG
- a CDS encoding double zinc ribbon domain-containing protein, whose protein sequence is MNILQGDKSPNSGETLAAYVKRIRISLGLNQRELAAISSIHLQSLGKIERGLTAKLSSHSKTGLASALQVPVEYLEAVSRGTSIEPVSMLKFCPSCWTPGNPADPMWMDVRAKFCFLCGGKLGDRCTHCQQTISSLKHHFCPFCGSPYKSKLISQSSSG, encoded by the coding sequence GTGAATATTTTACAGGGTGATAAATCGCCTAACTCTGGTGAAACCTTGGCTGCCTATGTCAAACGTATCCGAATTTCCCTCGGTTTGAATCAGAGGGAGTTGGCGGCGATTTCGTCGATTCATTTGCAGAGTTTGGGCAAGATTGAACGGGGACTGACGGCTAAGCTGAGTTCTCATAGTAAAACTGGTTTGGCTTCGGCTTTGCAAGTTCCCGTGGAATATTTAGAGGCTGTTTCTCGTGGTACTTCCATTGAGCCTGTTTCTATGCTTAAGTTCTGTCCATCTTGCTGGACTCCTGGCAATCCTGCTGATCCTATGTGGATGGATGTCAGGGCTAAGTTTTGCTTTCTCTGTGGGGGGAAACTTGGCGATCGCTGTACTCATTGCCAGCAAACTATTTCTTCGCTCAAGCATCACTTCTGTCCTTTTTGTGGTTCTCCCTATAAGTCTAAACTGATTTCTCAAAGCTCGTCTGGGTAA
- a CDS encoding tyrosine-type recombinase/integrase, which yields MTITLATVTTEFLERTGLAQSTVQSYELSLMPLLKEYGSYPIELLSRATLTKYLEGLTDLAYTTHHRHQAILQALFNFAVERGYLKANPIVRLHRRKPNPEKGEHHADGVIRYLSPEQIVSLYQVVERDGRMKALVCLLHRTGARIAEILSLQLAEINLKERKFQVIGKGNKTRWCFYSEDAATGLEKYLKYYRHKESPALFTTQQPVTEKVTPLSYQTAHRDWTKLTKNDLSTGQKVAKVDRKGFYKR from the coding sequence TTGACTATCACACTAGCTACAGTTACCACTGAATTCCTAGAGCGTACAGGACTAGCCCAAAGCACCGTGCAATCCTACGAACTAAGCCTAATGCCACTACTCAAAGAATATGGCAGTTATCCCATTGAATTATTGAGTCGAGCAACCCTAACAAAATACCTAGAAGGCTTAACAGATCTCGCCTATACGACCCATCACCGTCACCAAGCCATCCTCCAAGCCCTATTCAACTTTGCCGTAGAGCGCGGTTATCTAAAAGCCAACCCCATCGTCCGACTGCATCGGCGCAAACCAAACCCAGAGAAAGGAGAACATCATGCCGATGGAGTAATTCGATACCTATCGCCCGAACAGATCGTCAGTCTCTACCAAGTCGTAGAACGCGACGGTCGCATGAAAGCATTGGTCTGCTTGCTGCATCGCACAGGAGCGAGGATCGCGGAAATCCTGAGCTTGCAATTAGCAGAAATCAACCTCAAAGAACGTAAATTTCAAGTGATCGGCAAAGGCAATAAAACCCGATGGTGTTTCTACAGCGAAGATGCGGCAACCGGATTAGAAAAATATCTAAAATACTATCGACACAAGGAATCACCAGCCTTATTCACCACCCAACAGCCTGTGACGGAGAAAGTTACCCCCTTGAGTTATCAGACAGCCCATCGTGACTGGACAAAATTAACTAAGAATGACCTTAGTACAGGACAAAAAGTTGCAAAAGTAGACAGGAAGGGGTTTTATAAAAGATAA
- a CDS encoding XisI protein, whose protein sequence is MATTDNTLDSWSKTLETLLQYYADLPYRYGDVSAYVVVSRDRNHFMLMREGWENSRRVHGCVVHAEIRNDKIWIHYDGIEDGITDELVAAGVPKDHIVLAFHPPQVRAHTGYALA, encoded by the coding sequence ATGGCAACCACAGATAACACCCTAGACTCATGGAGCAAAACCCTAGAAACTTTGCTCCAATACTATGCCGATCTTCCCTATCGCTATGGAGACGTGAGTGCTTACGTTGTCGTTAGCCGCGATCGCAACCACTTCATGCTGATGCGTGAAGGATGGGAAAACAGTCGGCGAGTACATGGATGTGTTGTTCATGCCGAAATTCGTAACGACAAAATCTGGATTCACTATGATGGGATCGAAGATGGCATTACTGATGAACTGGTTGCAGCAGGAGTTCCCAAAGATCATATTGTCCTAGCTTTTCATCCGCCTCAAGTGAGAGCGCATACTGGATATGCTTTGGCATAA
- a CDS encoding IS4 family transposase: MKEISVFCEKLHEHLQWNGARLLFVSMFLIALMRVKTVNLAEIATGFSGEAKVESHYKRLQRFFREFEVDYESIALMVVKVMKIPEPWVISIDRTDWRFGKTVFNVLTLGVVHHGIAFPLVWMMLDKKGNSNTRERCELCNRFLEIFGDRKIDFLTADREFVGEEWFDYLLCDPCTHFRIRIRKNTLLDDGQKQLRADVCFQDLQVGQSKVLSKPRLVWQHWLYIAAMRLEDGDLLIVATAHDPNTAIADYAKRWAIETLFGCFKSRGFCLEATHLQAPERLSKLIALLTLALCWAFSSGLWLAQLNPLKPKKHGRLPKSIFRLGFDFLRHIIFDIHLNSEAFFNSIKFLSCT, translated from the coding sequence ATGAAAGAGATTAGCGTATTTTGCGAAAAGTTACATGAACATCTGCAATGGAATGGAGCAAGACTCTTATTTGTGTCGATGTTCCTGATCGCACTAATGCGAGTAAAGACAGTAAACCTAGCGGAAATCGCGACAGGATTTAGTGGAGAAGCCAAAGTCGAATCACACTATAAGCGGTTACAGAGATTTTTTCGAGAGTTTGAAGTGGACTATGAAAGCATCGCTTTAATGGTCGTCAAAGTGATGAAAATACCTGAACCATGGGTAATCAGTATCGACCGCACCGATTGGAGATTTGGTAAGACGGTATTTAATGTGCTGACATTGGGAGTAGTGCATCACGGTATCGCATTCCCGTTGGTCTGGATGATGCTGGACAAAAAAGGTAACTCGAACACCCGTGAACGTTGTGAATTGTGTAATCGATTTCTGGAAATATTTGGAGATCGCAAAATCGACTTTTTGACCGCAGACCGAGAATTTGTGGGGGAAGAATGGTTTGATTACTTGCTGTGTGACCCATGTACCCACTTTCGTATCCGTATTCGCAAAAACACCTTGCTTGACGATGGGCAGAAGCAACTACGGGCTGACGTTTGTTTCCAAGATCTCCAAGTTGGTCAATCGAAAGTATTGTCTAAGCCGAGGCTTGTTTGGCAACATTGGCTCTATATTGCGGCAATGCGTCTGGAGGATGGCGATTTGTTAATTGTAGCAACCGCTCATGACCCTAATACCGCTATTGCTGACTATGCCAAACGTTGGGCGATTGAGACTTTGTTTGGCTGTTTTAAATCCCGTGGCTTTTGTTTGGAGGCTACTCACCTTCAAGCCCCTGAACGCCTTTCTAAACTTATTGCTTTACTCACCCTCGCTTTATGTTGGGCTTTTTCTTCGGGGCTTTGGCTTGCTCAGCTCAATCCCCTCAAACCTAAAAAGCACGGTCGCTTACCTAAAAGCATTTTTCGTCTTGGTTTTGATTTTCTGCGTCATATCATCTTTGACATCCATCTCAATTCCGAGGCTTTCTTCAACTCCATTAAATTTTTGTCCTGTACTTAG